The segment CGCCAGTTATCCTAGCCTTCACATCTAAGTACGTATCTTTAATCCCCTGAATTTGGGGAGCCAGATAGGGATTGAGAATTTCTACATCCTGGATAACGGCTCGTCCTTGGTAGAGCAGAGCATTTAAAAAACTGATTAGAATATCTTTGCTTTGCTCAGAGCCAAATATTTTTTTAAAAGCAAAGTCAGTTTTAGGATTAATAAAAATCATAATAATAAAGGGTGACAGCGATACAGATAGCTAGGTAAAACTTTCAAGGCGTTCCCTTCCCCAATCTAGTGCTGTCCGCACTGATGAAATAAAGCGTTGAATATTCTCAAGCGTAACTGCTGATTCACCGCCAACATAGGTTGAACCCACCTCCTCATTACCCTGTCCTACATTTACCATAAATAGAATGTCAAACTCACCATCCTGTGGTGAACGAATTTCTCCGGATAATGCTTGTACTTGAAAACCAAGTTCCCAGGTAACGAAGGGTTCTGATTGGCTATCGGGATTATTTTGTAAACAGGTAATGTGATTTTCAAAATAGGCAATTAATTCCTGTAAATCCTTGATACTGATAAAAGTTTGAGGAGATTTAACAGAAACGCTAGCCAGTTGGGGATCTAGCCTAAATTCGACAATGGCATCAAGATAGTCTTTAGTATGCTCTAGATGTGTGAGATTGAATAGAACTTGATATCCATCAGTTTTAAGAAGAGATTGGTTGCTCATTTTTTGTCTGTTGTATACGCTTGTTTTTGGGGATGGATGAAACATTAGTTAGCGGGATTGGGGTTAAAACCGTACCTTAGTCCAAGTCTTTCTAGTTCTTGGGGTCTAATATTCCGCAAACCCGTAACAATTCCTGCATCTCCCACAATTACTATATTGTAAAGTCTTCGTCTTGAGCGAGTTCGCTGGATATACACTGTCGCTCCGTCTTTTTGGGTAGTCTTGCGAGTATAGTTTTCAATGATATCGTCTACTAAGTCAAAGGGTTGGCTAAAACCGTGACGGAGAAGACTCTCTCGCGCATGGGTTGTTAGTCTTTGCCCTTTTGGGGTGGTAGTCACCTGGCTCAGTTCGTGATTATCCGGATTTTCGCTCCCTTCATGATTCGTCACGTTAAATGGATCGGCTCCCCTGTTAACGGCAAACTGTGGAAATTTATCTGTATCGAGATTACTGGCTTTTGACTGATCGTTCAAGAGATTGTTGCTGATTCCTAATTGATCAGGCTTCCTTAGTCTTTTGCCTCCATAACCTGTTCAATAAACTGTTGCATCCGTTCAAAATGTGACCCTTGCCAATAAATCTGCTGACAGGTTTGACAGCGATGAAATTCATCAATGGATTGTCGTGTTTTCTCTGGTAACTGATCCGCGATCGCGTCTTTTTCAACAGGTTCTAATACGCCATTACAGCGGATACACCGATGAAAGGGTAAAATAGCATCAAATAAATTGAAGCGACGCAAGACTTCCACAATTTGTTCATCCGGGTTTTTGGAGCGCACATAATACCCATAACTCACCATAGAACGCATCAGTAGTCGGGTATCACGAGTTAACAGAATCCGTTGCTCATCGGCGGAAACTTGGGCTAACTCTGGATCAGCGTAGTCATTGCGATAAAGGGTATCAAACCCCAACAACCGCAACGCATTCGCTAATTTCCCTAAATGAATATCTAGGACAAACCGATACTTCTGGGGTTCAGGGGGACTCACCCGAATGCTAGGATTGATTTCATCTAATACTGAAATCGGACAAACCGTGACGCGATCGCCATCCTGGACAATATAGGAAAAATCAACCGATTCTCCATTCACCACAATCGCATCCACTTCCGGATGAGGAACCCCCAGGGATTCGATCATATCCTTAATCGAGGTTCGCCCTTTAAACTCATGATAAAAACGAACATGACGCTTGTTTGGAGGCAAAAAATAATTCAATTCTGCCAGAAAATTAAAGTCAGCAGTTGCCATAATAATACCCTTAATTCAAAACCAAGCCTAACCACCTGTAGGGGCGGGTTTTACTACTATCTTTTTGATTTGACCCCAATGTAACTAAACCCGCCCCGATCGCGTGAGCCACCCCGACAACCGGAACCCTAAGCACCTGTAGGGGCGGATTTTACAACTATCATTTCTTATTTGACCCCAATGTAACTAAACCCGCCCTGATCGCGTGAGCCACCCCGATAACCGGGCGGGTTTAGTTAAGTTATCGGTTTGTTGCTATAAGTTATCTGTCAAACCCGCCCCTACAGATCGTGCTGTATGAAACCCACCCCGAATCTATTAGCGATCGCGTTCTAAATCAAGAAATCAATCCTCGCCCTGCTTGCTGTTGCTGAATCCGATCCAAGCTTCCGGTAGGAATAGATGCAATAAGCTGGCGCGTGTACTCGGTTTGCGGTTCCCGGTAAATACTCTGTGCATCATCGATTTCCTCAATTCTGCCCTTATTCATTACCATTATGCGATCGCTCATAAATTTGACCACACTCAAGTCATGGGAGATAAAGATATAGGTGAGGTTTAACTCATCCTTTAACTCACTCTGTAACTCCTTGAGCAGATTCAGCACCTGCGCCTGTACCGACACATCCAAAGCAGAAACCGATTCATCGCAGATAATAAACTTAGGCTCAAGTGCTAGCGCCCTGGCGATACAAACCCGTTGGCGTTGTCCCCCCGAAAACTCGTGGGGATAGCGGTTCATCCAGTCGGCGTTTAACCCCACTCGCTCAAACAAATAGGCGGCGCGATCGCGACGAGTTTTGGTGTTATCTCCCCATTTATGAATCACTAACGGTTCCATCACCGCATCGCCAATCTTCATCCGAGGATCAAGCGAACTAAAGGGATTCTGGAAAATAATTTGCATCTTTTGCCGCATTTGCCGCAAGCGCTTGCCTTTAATATGGGTGATGTTTTTATTTTCAAAGGTTACTTGACCTCCCATCGGTTCAATTAAACGCAATAATGTGCGAGCCAGGGTAGATTTACCGCAGCCCGATTCCCCGACGAGTCCTAATGTTTCGCCTTTGTACACCTCAAAGGACACATCATTGACCGCCATAATATAGCGTTTGGTTTTGCCAAATACGTTGGCTAAAGGAAACCCCACCCGGAGATGTTCAACGGCAAGTAGGACAGAGGGTGACGCCTCAGCAATGGCACGATTATCTCGCTGAACTTTTGCCCCATTTTCCTGCTCAAACGTCGGGGATTTTTCGCGAATTTCTACCTTACCCTCCTCTGTCGTCACCTCCTCCATGAAGTCAGCCACAGTGGGTAAGTATTTTAACTGTTTTTCTAATGTAGGACGACAGGCTAATAATCCTTTGGTATAAGGATGCTGGGGATGAGAAAAAATCTGCCAGACATCGCCACTTTCAACAATATTTCCCCGGTACATCACCGCCACACTATCGGCAATTTCAGCAATTACGCCTAAGTCGTGGGTGATGAAAATCATCGACATTCCGCGCTGATCCCGCAACTCCCTCAGCAAGTCCAGAATTGCCGCCTGTACGGTAACATCAAGGGCGGTACTGGGTTCATCCGCAATCAGAATCTCCGGATCACAGGCAATTGCCATGGCAATCATCACCCGTTGCAATTGACCCCCGGATAGTTCGTGAGGATAGCGTTTGAGCATTTCCTGTTTGCGCTGATTCAGGTACTGGCTAATGGCTCGATCAGTGGAAGCGCTAAAGCGCTCACTACGAACAGCGCGATCGGGATTTTCCTGTTCATACTCCTGCTTAAGTTCCTGATCACTGGGAATCAGCCGCACTTCTTGCAGCCGTGCGATCGCCTGACGTCGTGCTTCACCTTGGGAGATGTCCTGATGCTGTAAAATAGCCTCGATAAGCTGAAACCCGATTGTGTAGACGGGGTTGAGGGAACTCATCGGTTCCTGGAAGATCATCGAAATTTGACCCCCCCGAAATAAGCGTTTTCGTTCCTCACTCAGCGTCAGCAACTCAATAGGTTGAGCGTGATCGGCTTGAGGTTTAAAATAAATCTCCCCCTGAGTAATTTTACCCGGCGTTGACACTAACCCCATCACCGCCAGTGAGGTGACTGACTTCCCCGAACCTGACTCACCGACAATACCCAGGGTTTGCCCCCGTTTCACTTGAAAACTAATTCCATCAACAGCGAGGACTTCCTTTTCATCGGTTTTAAATTTGACTTGCAGGTTGCGAACGTCGAGAACGGTATCAGCCATGACACTCTAAAACGAGAATTAACAGAAATTTTAACAAGCAAATGCTCTATCGTACCGCATCCCCATTGATTCGCGATCGTACTGTGTCAGTTCACTAATGTCACGCCCGTAGCCAGTAGGGTGGGTTAGGCGGAATTTCGATCGAAGCGATAACCATTTAATGCCGTATCCGCCGTAACCCACCGATGTTAACAGGGAAATATATTATTTTATCAATATTTCAGATAATAATCTTAAGTTTTGTTGGTTTCCTGCATTTAAATTTTTCCCACGATGGCGGCGCAGCATAGCTAAAATGCTAGAAGCAATAAGGTGTGCTACTCCACTACATAGAAATAGATGAAAACAGTATTTACATTAGGACCCGCTAGTGAAAACAAACGCCTGATTACTCAGTTGTCCCGAACCGCTGATCGCTTTCGGTTGAATGTAGCGCATTTAACAGCAGAAGGCTTAAAAACATGGTTAGAACGCTTAACCGAAATCTTCACCGAACAAGGTAAAACCTTACCCCTAGTTTTAGATTTGCAAGGCGCGAAAATGCGAATTGGCAATTATCCCAGTTGTGACTATCTTCCTGAAAAAGTCAGATTATTTTTCGGTCAATCCTCTGATGATATCACACAATTGCCCATTCCCGACAAAAACTTATTTCACGCCTTAAGTATTGGTGATATTCTTTCGCTCAATGATGCCCGAATTAAACTCGAAGTTATCGCGATTCAGGATAAGAGTGCGACAGCTAAAGTTTTAACCAATGGCGGATTAAGTTCCTATAAAGGAATTAATCGTGTTGATCATCCTGTACCGTTTACCCAATTAAACCAACACGATCAGAGGGCGGTTGAGTTGGGGTTAAGTTATCCCTTTGTTCAATTTGCCTGTTCTTTTGTCTTAGATGGTAAAGAGGTAACACCGATTCGCCAGCAAATAGGCGATCGCTATTTAATTGCCAAAATCGAACGCCCTGAAGCCATGCGTCATCTTAGCCAACTGGATCAAGGGTTTGATGAATTGTGGTTCTGTCGCGGCGATTTAGGGGCGCAGGCGGGATTGAAGGCGTTAGGACAATTGCAAGCCAAGTTTATTGCTCAGTTTCCGCAATTATCCAGCCCCAAGTTTCTGGCGGGTCAAGTGTTGGAATATATGACGCATTTTCCCCAACCGACTCGGAGTGAAGTGGTGCATTTATATGATATTCAACAAGCGGGATTTGATGGAATTGTCCTTTCAGATGAAACAGCAATTGGACGCTATCCCGCACAAGTTGCTGAGTTTTTAGAACAACTTTAAGCTGTTCGGCATTTAAACCTTAATATCAATACAGCAGTTTGCTCTGCTATGCGGTACATTGTCGATCCCCCTAAATCCCCGTGCAATAAAAGCGAAGCATCCGCTGGTCTCCCCCTTGGAAGAAAACGCGAAGCATCTGCTGGTCTCCCCCTTTTTAAGGGGGACGGAAGGGGGATCTATTCGGGGGACGGAAGGGGGATCTGAAGGAGGACTTTGATCTACTGTACTTTATTACAGCGCAATCCTTGCCGTAGTGCGTTAAGCGAAGCCATGCCGCAGGCTTTGCATCTTGCTCGCTATATCAAGCATCTTGCTCGCTATATCAAGCATCTTGCTCGCTACATCAAGCATCTTGCTCGCTACTAATACCCAATTTAAATGCATGACAGCTTATGATCAATCATAAACCACAAGATTTCTTGCAGCAGCCCCTAGATAAATGTCACTGACTGGTATGCTGGTGAGTTTCGGCTTCGCTCAACCCACCCTACGTTTTTTACCAAGGACAAATAACAAATAACATAAGACATAAGACATTATCGCATCCGATGCTGACAACGTTTGAGATAATGTTGTGCCACCCTATCCCCTGGATTAACCTGCAAACATTGGCTAAACGCTTGAGCCGCATCTGAAAGGCGATCGCGATAATATAACATTAGCCCTTGCTCAAACGCCGTTTTCGTTGCTAGCTTGGCTTTTCGTATCTCCGGCGGATCAGCATCAAAGACTTCATAAACGGTTACTTTTTTGGCTTTCCCTTTCACATTAACTTTATCCACAAGACGCATTCCATAGTCACCGGAATTCGACAACTTTAAGAATGTATGGTGCGAGATTAATAGCCGGACTTGATAAATTTTAGTTAACTCTTCCAGGCGGGCGGCTAAATTCACCGCATCACTAATCACCGTACTGTCCATACGGGAAAATCCGCCCACGGTTCCCAACATTAATTCTCCGGTATTGATTCCTATACCAATCTCAATGGGTGCATAGTTATAATTAGCCCGATGTTGGTTATATAAAGCCAGCCGTTCAAACATAGCAATTCCTGCTTGCACTGCTTCATCGGCATTGCCACTAAACAGCGCCATGATTTCATCGCCAATATATTTATCGACAAAGCCATTATATTCCCGAATGGCTGGTTCCATGCGACTTAAGAAGGCATTGATAAAGTTAAAATTTTCACTCGGATTCATCTGTTCTGACAGTGCTGTAAAGTTGCGAATATCGGCAAAGAGAACAGACATTTCCTGTTGAACGTGATCCCCCAGTTGCACATCCACAATACTTTTTTTCTGTAAAAATTGGAGAAATTGACTAGGAACAAACCGTTCGTAGGCTTGATTGAGTTGAAATAACTCACGAGTAAACGCTTCCCGTTCCGCTTCCGCTTTTTTGCGATCGCGGATATCTTGAAAGGCAACCATCCCATAAGCCACTTCCCCCTGTTCCTCATAGATGGGAGTCCCCCACACCTCAATCGGGATAACCTGATCCCCTCGGTGAATTTCAATATCATCAACGGTAGACGTTTTTCCCTGCAATGCCATAAAAATAGGCATT is part of the Coleofasciculus chthonoplastes PCC 7420 genome and harbors:
- a CDS encoding Mut7-C RNAse domain-containing protein, encoding MATADFNFLAELNYFLPPNKRHVRFYHEFKGRTSIKDMIESLGVPHPEVDAIVVNGESVDFSYIVQDGDRVTVCPISVLDEINPSIRVSPPEPQKYRFVLDIHLGKLANALRLLGFDTLYRNDYADPELAQVSADEQRILLTRDTRLLMRSMVSYGYYVRSKNPDEQIVEVLRRFNLFDAILPFHRCIRCNGVLEPVEKDAIADQLPEKTRQSIDEFHRCQTCQQIYWQGSHFERMQQFIEQVMEAKD
- a CDS encoding ABC transporter ATP-binding protein, translated to MADTVLDVRNLQVKFKTDEKEVLAVDGISFQVKRGQTLGIVGESGSGKSVTSLAVMGLVSTPGKITQGEIYFKPQADHAQPIELLTLSEERKRLFRGGQISMIFQEPMSSLNPVYTIGFQLIEAILQHQDISQGEARRQAIARLQEVRLIPSDQELKQEYEQENPDRAVRSERFSASTDRAISQYLNQRKQEMLKRYPHELSGGQLQRVMIAMAIACDPEILIADEPSTALDVTVQAAILDLLRELRDQRGMSMIFITHDLGVIAEIADSVAVMYRGNIVESGDVWQIFSHPQHPYTKGLLACRPTLEKQLKYLPTVADFMEEVTTEEGKVEIREKSPTFEQENGAKVQRDNRAIAEASPSVLLAVEHLRVGFPLANVFGKTKRYIMAVNDVSFEVYKGETLGLVGESGCGKSTLARTLLRLIEPMGGQVTFENKNITHIKGKRLRQMRQKMQIIFQNPFSSLDPRMKIGDAVMEPLVIHKWGDNTKTRRDRAAYLFERVGLNADWMNRYPHEFSGGQRQRVCIARALALEPKFIICDESVSALDVSVQAQVLNLLKELQSELKDELNLTYIFISHDLSVVKFMSDRIMVMNKGRIEEIDDAQSIYREPQTEYTRQLIASIPTGSLDRIQQQQAGRGLIS
- a CDS encoding pyruvate kinase; amino-acid sequence: MKTVFTLGPASENKRLITQLSRTADRFRLNVAHLTAEGLKTWLERLTEIFTEQGKTLPLVLDLQGAKMRIGNYPSCDYLPEKVRLFFGQSSDDITQLPIPDKNLFHALSIGDILSLNDARIKLEVIAIQDKSATAKVLTNGGLSSYKGINRVDHPVPFTQLNQHDQRAVELGLSYPFVQFACSFVLDGKEVTPIRQQIGDRYLIAKIERPEAMRHLSQLDQGFDELWFCRGDLGAQAGLKALGQLQAKFIAQFPQLSSPKFLAGQVLEYMTHFPQPTRSEVVHLYDIQQAGFDGIVLSDETAIGRYPAQVAEFLEQL